A DNA window from Verrucomicrobiia bacterium contains the following coding sequences:
- a CDS encoding exosortase-associated EpsI family protein encodes MRQSTALLSVVAAFAIAVGGAWAWFHFLPVAASHDLRFVVRQDIPDHEFRSEPVGEHAQRILATTNLINGVFLSQEGHRFTVFVAEWTAQDGATMSVVHHTPDVCWVNVGWTPRDLGQPGRVDIPIGGHVIPFQCRIFGAPGGPAAELVLWCTLVGGAVLEESDRWQTEDPEALGGREAAVWASRRIGSNQLLRNVAARRTGSRDKQFLRFSVAASTDWAADLQRLESFAVRWIEVRYRQRSTDSSTSIQ; translated from the coding sequence ATGAGGCAATCCACAGCGCTTCTGTCTGTCGTCGCCGCCTTTGCCATCGCCGTAGGCGGAGCCTGGGCCTGGTTCCATTTCCTTCCCGTCGCGGCATCCCACGACCTCCGATTCGTCGTCCGGCAGGACATTCCAGACCACGAGTTCCGATCGGAACCTGTGGGCGAGCACGCCCAGCGAATCCTGGCGACCACCAATCTCATCAATGGAGTGTTCCTTTCCCAGGAAGGGCACCGGTTCACGGTGTTTGTGGCGGAATGGACCGCCCAGGACGGAGCAACGATGAGCGTCGTCCATCACACCCCCGATGTCTGCTGGGTCAATGTGGGATGGACGCCGCGGGACCTTGGCCAGCCAGGCCGGGTCGATATTCCAATCGGCGGGCATGTCATCCCGTTCCAATGCCGCATTTTCGGTGCACCCGGAGGCCCGGCCGCGGAGCTGGTCCTGTGGTGCACGCTGGTGGGCGGGGCCGTCCTGGAAGAATCGGACCGGTGGCAGACGGAAGATCCCGAAGCCCTGGGGGGACGCGAGGCTGCGGTGTGGGCGTCCCGGCGAATTGGTTCCAACCAGCTCCTCCGCAATGTGGCCGCCCGCCGCACCGGCTCCCGCGACAAGCAGTTCCTCCGGTTCTCGGTGGCGGCATCGACGGACTGGGCCGCCGACCTCCAGCGCCTCGAATCGTTTGCGGTCCGGTGGATCGAGGTGCGCTACCGCCAGCGATCAACGGATTCCTCCACTTCAATTCAATGA
- a CDS encoding O-antigen ligase family protein, producing the protein MVYLKDSIRWLPHTYDRTATLGIFAQYVGLAFAFWGIRDWLLSGATETSRESSGADEAGPAWARVPAKFPIPPRVRQLLWILCLNGVALALVCVVQRAAGSNRLLFFMGTLRDNPAELVFGPWPYRSNAAQYFNLLWPLCIGFWVWVQELALRSSDPKVARYDGPQIVLLPCALMLAAMPTLSGSRASAAVSVMMVAGVIAVLILASRHQFRSRVRGLALGCLLLAGLGTFVVGGGALRERLVRPDVRHSTGQQVGTGPFSVLTRLTIPEVRQGERRNLVYFAGPLPGGNQLENYFSISMDGQGQLIGLLRGSSSTNASWKVVPGFAEGFTGRQVTLAAVRDEGLRLYADGVLLAGAPERPDPRVPQVYVDSANVYLADPSISEVALFGGSLDDAELRRATEGSMTEFARDYRAIPPIEMEGEELVAALAVPDGVSLQSPDDGRTAVITRVDEHGLLGFRWMIPAGESRHRSIVRVDLDIENPSSQPITLALVVDGGYPTLLDLDPGRADELSAICWIPHTGAPGYLDVVAHFPDGQGPVAMEPGTSFLVHRISMASAVPVFHLALHGGASLEGLLVRMSGRPEVYRNARRLAADFVWWGSGAGSFASMYGLYRQAGEGWAAYAHNDWLEVRATMGWLGLALLVVALAIFAVRSCTAGSRIVPSLIVGLIWVSLAGCLVNAIGDYPFQIYSVVFLFVVLVATLMSLITVRPAPGATA; encoded by the coding sequence ATGGTGTACCTGAAGGACTCGATCCGCTGGCTGCCGCACACCTACGACCGCACGGCGACGCTGGGGATCTTTGCGCAGTACGTGGGTCTGGCCTTCGCGTTCTGGGGGATTCGGGACTGGCTGCTGAGCGGCGCCACGGAAACCTCAAGGGAGTCATCCGGGGCGGACGAGGCAGGCCCGGCGTGGGCGAGGGTACCTGCGAAGTTCCCGATTCCACCGCGGGTCCGGCAGTTGCTGTGGATCCTCTGCCTGAATGGGGTGGCGCTGGCGTTGGTGTGTGTGGTGCAGCGGGCCGCGGGCTCGAACCGGCTGCTGTTCTTCATGGGGACCCTGCGCGACAACCCCGCGGAACTGGTGTTCGGGCCGTGGCCCTATCGATCAAACGCAGCGCAGTATTTCAATCTGCTCTGGCCGTTGTGCATCGGCTTCTGGGTCTGGGTTCAGGAGCTTGCATTGCGTTCGAGCGATCCCAAGGTCGCGCGTTACGACGGGCCGCAGATCGTGCTGCTGCCGTGCGCCCTGATGCTGGCGGCCATGCCCACGCTGTCGGGCAGCCGCGCCTCGGCAGCGGTCAGTGTGATGATGGTTGCCGGTGTCATTGCGGTCCTGATCCTGGCCTCCCGACATCAGTTTCGGAGCCGGGTTCGCGGACTGGCACTCGGATGTCTTCTGCTGGCGGGTCTTGGCACGTTCGTGGTTGGGGGTGGCGCGCTGCGCGAACGACTGGTCCGGCCGGATGTTCGGCACTCGACGGGTCAACAGGTCGGCACCGGCCCGTTCAGTGTGCTGACACGGCTTACGATTCCCGAAGTCCGGCAGGGAGAACGGCGCAACCTCGTGTACTTCGCGGGTCCCCTGCCGGGTGGCAACCAGCTGGAGAATTACTTTTCCATTTCCATGGATGGCCAGGGACAGCTTATCGGGCTCCTTCGTGGATCGTCCTCGACCAATGCAAGCTGGAAGGTCGTGCCAGGCTTTGCCGAAGGCTTCACGGGACGTCAGGTAACTCTCGCCGCGGTCCGGGATGAAGGCCTGCGGCTGTATGCGGATGGCGTACTCCTTGCCGGAGCCCCCGAGCGACCGGATCCGCGGGTGCCCCAAGTGTACGTGGACAGTGCCAATGTTTACCTGGCCGATCCATCCATCTCCGAGGTCGCCCTGTTTGGCGGATCCCTGGACGACGCCGAATTGCGTCGTGCAACCGAAGGCTCGATGACGGAATTCGCACGTGATTACCGCGCCATTCCGCCTATCGAAATGGAGGGTGAGGAACTCGTCGCCGCACTTGCTGTTCCCGACGGTGTGAGCCTTCAGTCACCGGACGATGGCCGGACAGCCGTGATCACTCGTGTCGATGAACACGGATTGTTGGGGTTCCGCTGGATGATCCCTGCGGGCGAGTCCCGGCACCGAAGCATCGTCCGGGTCGATCTCGACATTGAGAACCCGTCCTCCCAGCCGATCACGTTGGCACTGGTGGTGGACGGTGGGTATCCGACCCTGCTCGACCTGGATCCCGGGCGTGCCGACGAATTGTCTGCCATTTGCTGGATCCCGCATACAGGAGCCCCTGGCTACCTCGATGTGGTTGCGCACTTCCCTGATGGCCAGGGGCCGGTCGCCATGGAACCGGGCACGTCCTTCTTGGTTCATCGAATTTCCATGGCTTCCGCCGTTCCGGTCTTCCATCTGGCGTTGCACGGGGGGGCCTCGCTGGAGGGACTTCTTGTCCGGATGTCGGGTCGTCCTGAGGTCTATCGGAATGCCCGGCGCCTGGCTGCCGATTTCGTGTGGTGGGGAAGTGGGGCCGGATCCTTTGCCTCGATGTATGGCCTCTACCGGCAGGCCGGGGAAGGTTGGGCCGCCTACGCGCACAACGATTGGCTCGAAGTCCGCGCCACGATGGGATGGCTCGGACTGGCCTTGCTGGTCGTTGCCCTGGCCATCTTTGCCGTACGTTCCTGTACGGCTGGAAGTCGCATCGTGCCCTCGCTGATCGTGGGTCTGATCTGGGTCAGTCTTGCCGGATGCCTGGTCAACGCGATCGGAGATTATCCCTTTCAGATCTATTCCGTGGTGTTCCTGTTTGTCGTGCTGGTGGCGACTCTGATGTCCTTGATCACCGTGCGCCCTGCTCCGGGTGCAACAGCTTGA